Within the Prochlorococcus sp. MIT 1300 genome, the region CGCTGCTCAAAGAGCTGCCGTAGAGGATGTTGTTGTTGGTCATGATGCTGAAGGAGTGCACTTAACAGCGCTGCGTATTTTGGTGGAGGGGTTAATAGAACTGGGACTCTTGGTCGGAAGCACTGAATCAGTCATTGCAGAAGGTAGTTATCGTCATCTTTATATGCATCGAACAGGTCATTGGCTGGGATTAGATGTACATGATGTCGGTGCTTACAGGCTGGGTGAATATCCCGTGGAGTTGGAAGAAGGAATGGTCCTTACAGTTGAGCCTGGGATATACGTAAGTGATCGCCTTGCTGTTCCTGAAGGGCAACCTGAAATAAAGGACCATTGGAAGGGTATTGGTATTCGAATTGAAGATGATGTTTTGGTAACAGGAAATGAGCCTGAAGTTTTGTCTGGAGATGCCCTAAAGTCGATTGACGATTTAGAAGCTTAAATAGGTTATTGGCCTATGATTTTTCTTTGATCAGATTATTAGATGAAGGGGAAATGTATAGCATCAGTTGTTTTGCAGAGTATCCTTTCAGCACCTGATTTGATAAGTTTATTTTCATATTCTTTGCGGGTATTTTGGTGTTGGACTCCCTGAAGATGTGGAGGCGCTATAGCTAAACTGATAAATGTTTGCCCCGGCAATTTTTTCCTTGCTTCTTTAATTGTTAGAACATCTGCGACTGTGTCTCCTAGATATCCAATGGGTGGGAAGTTCGCGCCAAGCTGCCCTTTGCCAAGACTGTTGGCTAATTGCAAAAAACCTTGAGGGTTTGGTTTGTCAGGAGCGTCTCCCATCGCAATTAGGGGGGGGTTCTTGAGACCAATCCGGTCCTCAAGAACAAACCTTGCTGATTCGGGTTCGGCCCCACTAACAAACCCCCACGTAATTTGCTTGAGGCTTAAGGCTTCAAAAAAATCTTTTTCAACTAGTAAAGGTTCGTTTCGGATAAATCCTTTCCATTCAGTTCGGTCGGCTGTGAAAGGATCCCCTCCAAAATAAAATCCACTAAAGATCTCAATCAAGTGACTTCGAGAAGGTGGATTTAATGACAAGTTCTGGGCATCTTGGAATCTTTTTATAAGCTCAAGGCTGCAATCCCAATCGTTATTCCAGCTCCCTTCGGCCTTGAGGCTGTCAATCTCCTTGAGGGCCGGCTCCCAGCCGCAGAAATGATTAACGGTTCTTTGAATGGCCAAACGGTAGCTTTTAGAGACGTCTCGAATGACCCCGTCAATGTCGAATAGAAGCAAACCTTTCAAGCTTTAATTAATTGCAAGTTTGTAGGGCTGTTAGGTTAGTTGTTTATTCAAACTCTTAGATCGCTGAAATGACGGTATCCGAAGGCGCTGCCGCTGACCAGGAGGTCGCAGCAAGTACTCCTGTTAATAATTCAGAGGCCGTATCTCAGCCTAAAG harbors:
- a CDS encoding TIGR01548 family HAD-type hydrolase, whose product is MKGLLLFDIDGVIRDVSKSYRLAIQRTVNHFCGWEPALKEIDSLKAEGSWNNDWDCSLELIKRFQDAQNLSLNPPSRSHLIEIFSGFYFGGDPFTADRTEWKGFIRNEPLLVEKDFFEALSLKQITWGFVSGAEPESARFVLEDRIGLKNPPLIAMGDAPDKPNPQGFLQLANSLGKGQLGANFPPIGYLGDTVADVLTIKEARKKLPGQTFISLAIAPPHLQGVQHQNTRKEYENKLIKSGAERILCKTTDAIHFPFI